The nucleotide window AGGGGTTCCGCGAGGTGGTCGACGCGGTCCACGAGGAACTGAACGAGGACTTCGACCGGAGAGAGGATGCTCTGTACGGACAGTAGCTTCCTCATCGACTACCTGACCGAAGCCGGCGGCGGCCCGGCGGCGGACTTCCTCGACGCTCACGACGACGAGTCGTTTTACGCACCGACGATCGCGCTGTTCGAGATCTACTGCGGACCGACCGGCAATGGGACCGTTCCCGTCGAGCGCATCGCCAGCCTGGTCGACTGGCTCGAACCGCTCCCGTTCACCGATGCCGTGGCTCGCGAGGCAGCCCGAATCCGTCGTGAACTCCGCGAAACGAGCCGATCGCTCGGCACTGCTGACGTACTCATCGCCGCCACCACACGGCAGGCCGGTGCGACGCTCGTGACCGCCGATTCGGATTTCACGACGGTCGATGATCTCTCGGTGAAAACGTTTCGCTGATTCGACCGTCCGACGAACTACCGTTTCTCGCTCTATTCGGTACAGCGAAGCTGCGCTGACTGCGTGAAGAACCGTTTCAGCGTTCCTCGCTGTCCAGCACGCGGATCTGGTCGCCACGAACGGTGACGGGGATCGGGACCGTCGCCTCGTACAGTTCGACCGTCACCTGGTCCTTGCCCTCGTCGATGCGCTGGACCTGCGCCTTCTCGCCCTTGAACGGGCCGGCGACGAGCTCGACGATGTCGCTCTCGGCGATCCCCTCGACGTCGGGTTTCGGCGAGAGGAAGTGTTCGACCTCGGCGATCGAGGACTCGCCAGGGACGAGGTTGCGGGCGTGGGGGATCTCGTCGAGCACGCGTTCGAGGATCGCGTGATCGTCGGCCTCGACCATCACGTAGCTCGTCAGCGAATCGGGCGCGAGCGCGGCGTGGATGTCATCCGCCTCGCGCTCCATGATCATGTCGGCGACGGTGCGTTCCTGGCTCGCAGTCGTCTTGACGGCGTACATCCCCATCTCAGACACCCCCCGGGAGGAAGCTCATCACCGTGAAGATCAGGAAGCCGACGATGCCGATGAGGATGATGCCCGCACCCGCGATCAGCGCGATGCGCGAGAACTCCTCCCACGATGGCGTGCTGGCGAGCTTCAACACGCGCGTGTAGCTCGAAAGGTCGTATTTGATGTCCATACGGCCGGTATTCCCCGGACGAATTTCTATCTTGTGACACCGGCCGCCCCGCGTGACGAGAGCGAGGGATAGATAACGGACCCGTTGAAACCCGATCGATGACCATGAACGCATCACAGGACGACGGAGGGATTTCGTGTCGAACAGACGAGCGATAGTCGCAATTCTCGTCGTCGTGGCGCTCGGGAGTGCCACGGCGTCGGTCGGAATCGCCGGCGCGCAATCGACCACCGGCATCGACTCGTGTACGACGATCGACTCGTCGGGATCGTACACGCTCACGTCGAATCTCTCGACGGAGTCGGACGACTGCCTCCGGATCACGGCGAGTCACGTCACCCTCGACGGGAACGGTCACGGGGTCGACGGCGGCAGTTCCGGCGTCGGCGTCGTGGTCACGGGCCCCGAACGACTCTCGGACGTCACGGTTCGGGGAATGCACACGGAGGGGTTCACCCGCGGCATCCTCTTTCGGAACGTCGACAGCGGAACGATCGCGGACAGCACCGCGATCGGCGCGACCGAGGGGATCACGCTGCTCTCGACCGACGACACCACCGTGACGGAAAACACCGTTCGGGAGAACGCCCTCGGGATCGAACTTCGAAAAGCGAGCGACAACACGATCGCCGACAACACCGCGAACGACAACAAGTACGGCCTCCACATCGAGCGCGCGAGCATCGGCAATCGCTTCGTGAACGACACGGCGACGGGGAACTCGCTTTGGGATTTTTACTCCGATCGCTTCGATCCAGGAACCGATTCACAGACCACGGTGAAAAACCTCGACATGGGTGCGGTGACGGCCGATCTCTCGGGGACGAACGTCGGCGTACACGCACAGGGCGAGCCCGACAGCGCTCCGTCCGGCCGAACCGCCGTCGGGACAGCCGTCAGAACCACCGATTACGGTGAGGGATCGAACCTCTCACTCTCGCTGCATTACGACGACGCAAGTGGTGTGGACGAGTCCTCGCTGGCACTCTGGAGCAGTCCCAACGGCGACTCCTGGTCGAAGCTCGACGGCTCGACGGTGAACACCGAGGCGAACACCGTCTCGGCCGACGGCGTTCCCCATCCCGCGACGATCGGAGTCTTCGGTCGCTCGGAGAACGGAACGTCGAACGCTACAGCAGCCGCACCGCAGACCGCCACGGCGACGGCAACGCCGACCACGACGACGGCAGCCACCGCGACTGCAACGGCCACGTCGACCACAACGACCGCCGCAACCGCAACGCCAGGGACGGCATCGACGACGGATCCCGAGGCGACATCCATCGCCGCGGCTACGACGGCCGTGGCGAACGCCAGCGAGACGAGCGCGAACGGAACGACGACCTCATCGACCACCGGTCCGGGATTCGGTCCCGTTGGTGGACTGCTTGCGCTGTGTGTGGCCGGTTTGCTCGCCGTTCGGTTCGGGCGGCGTCGCTGACCGGTCGCTATCGACAGTGGTGTGAGATGTGTTTCGCGGAGAAAAGGAAACGAGAGCCGGTTCGGTCGGTGCGGAACCGAGTTATTCGACGTAGTCGATCTCGGAGTCGACCTGCCCGCCGGATTCGCTGGCGAGATCCGAGCGGCCGTAGATCTGCGGCGAGTCGACGCCCGTGACGACGATCATCGTCTCCATCTTCCCGGAGAAGCTCTCGTCGACGGACGCGCCCCAGATGATGCGCGCGTCGGGGTCGATCCGGTCGTAGAGCTCCTCGACGACGCCCTCGGCCTCCTCGATCGACATGTCCGGACCGCCGACGACGTTGACGAGCGCCGAGCTGGCACCCTTGAACTCCACGTCGAGGAGGGGCGAGCGCAGCGCCGACTGGATCGAATCGCGCGCCTTGTTCTCCGAGTCGGATTCGCCGAGCCCGATCATCGCGACGCCACCGTTCTCCATCACGGTGCGAACGTCAGCGAAGTCCACGTTGACCAGGCCGGGTTTGGTGATGAGTTCGGTCATCCCCTTCACCGAGCGCATCAGCACGCGATCACAGATGGTGAAGGCGTCCTGCAGCGGGAGGTTCGGCGCGTATTCGAGCAGGCGGTCGTTCGGGACGACGATGACGGTATCCGAGACCGCGCGGAGTCGTTCGAGCCCTGCGTCGGCGTTCGCGCGCCGGCGCTCGCCCTCCGCGGTGAAGGGGATCGTGGCGATGGCGATGGTGAGCGCGCCGGCCTCCTGGGCGGCCTGGGCGACGACCGGGGCCGCGCCCGTTCCCGTCCCGCCGCCGAGACCCGCCGTGACGAACACCATGTCCGAGCCCTCGATCGTCTCGGTGATGTCGCCGATCGTCTCGCGGGCGGCCTCCTCGCCGATCTTGGGCACCGAGCCGGCACCGCGCCCGCCGGTCTTGTCACGGCCCATCAGGATCTTCGTGTCGGCCTGCACCTGTTCGACGAGATGCTGGGCGTCCGTGTTGGCCGCGACGAGCTTCGCGCCGTGGATGCCCTCCTTCGCCATTCTGGTGACGGTGTTCGAGCCGGCCCCGCCACAGCCGATCACCGTGATCTGTGTCTTGAGTTCCTCGACGACGCCCGCGAGCTCCT belongs to Halococcus qingdaonensis and includes:
- a CDS encoding PIN domain-containing protein produces the protein MLCTDSSFLIDYLTEAGGGPAADFLDAHDDESFYAPTIALFEIYCGPTGNGTVPVERIASLVDWLEPLPFTDAVAREAARIRRELRETSRSLGTADVLIAATTRQAGATLVTADSDFTTVDDLSVKTFR
- a CDS encoding transcription elongation factor Spt5, giving the protein MGMYAVKTTASQERTVADMIMEREADDIHAALAPDSLTSYVMVEADDHAILERVLDEIPHARNLVPGESSIAEVEHFLSPKPDVEGIAESDIVELVAGPFKGEKAQVQRIDEGKDQVTVELYEATVPIPVTVRGDQIRVLDSEER
- a CDS encoding protein translocase SEC61 complex subunit gamma, with the protein product MDIKYDLSSYTRVLKLASTPSWEEFSRIALIAGAGIILIGIVGFLIFTVMSFLPGGV
- a CDS encoding NosD domain-containing protein, translating into MSNRRAIVAILVVVALGSATASVGIAGAQSTTGIDSCTTIDSSGSYTLTSNLSTESDDCLRITASHVTLDGNGHGVDGGSSGVGVVVTGPERLSDVTVRGMHTEGFTRGILFRNVDSGTIADSTAIGATEGITLLSTDDTTVTENTVRENALGIELRKASDNTIADNTANDNKYGLHIERASIGNRFVNDTATGNSLWDFYSDRFDPGTDSQTTVKNLDMGAVTADLSGTNVGVHAQGEPDSAPSGRTAVGTAVRTTDYGEGSNLSLSLHYDDASGVDESSLALWSSPNGDSWSKLDGSTVNTEANTVSADGVPHPATIGVFGRSENGTSNATAAAPQTATATATPTTTTAATATATATSTTTTAATATPGTASTTDPEATSIAAATTAVANASETSANGTTTSSTTGPGFGPVGGLLALCVAGLLAVRFGRRR
- the ftsZ gene encoding cell division protein FtsZ; translated protein: MDSIIEDAIDEAENGHDEDERPAGERDAGAMTNEELAGVVEELKTQITVIGCGGAGSNTVTRMAKEGIHGAKLVAANTDAQHLVEQVQADTKILMGRDKTGGRGAGSVPKIGEEAARETIGDITETIEGSDMVFVTAGLGGGTGTGAAPVVAQAAQEAGALTIAIATIPFTAEGERRRANADAGLERLRAVSDTVIVVPNDRLLEYAPNLPLQDAFTICDRVLMRSVKGMTELITKPGLVNVDFADVRTVMENGGVAMIGLGESDSENKARDSIQSALRSPLLDVEFKGASSALVNVVGGPDMSIEEAEGVVEELYDRIDPDARIIWGASVDESFSGKMETMIVVTGVDSPQIYGRSDLASESGGQVDSEIDYVE